The following are from one region of the Centroberyx gerrardi isolate f3 chromosome 16, fCenGer3.hap1.cur.20231027, whole genome shotgun sequence genome:
- the mapk9 gene encoding mitogen-activated protein kinase 9: protein MSEAEGQFYSVQVGDSTFTVLKRYQQLRAIGSGAQGIVCSALDSVLGIPVAVKKLCRPFQNQTHAKRAYRELVLLKCVNHKNIIRLINVFTPQKSLEEFQDLYLVMELMDASLCQVIHMDLDHERMSYLLYQILCGIRHLHSAGIIHRDLKPSNIVVKSDCTLKILDFGLARTACTNFMMTPYVVTRYYRAPEVILGMKYKENVDIWSVGCIMGEMVKGSVIFQGTDHIDQWNKVIEVLGTPSLEFMNRLMETVRNYVMNKPQYPGVNFAELFPDWAFPSDSEHDKLKTGQARDLLSKMLVIDPESRISVEEALNHPYIHVWYDPAEADAPPPQISDKQLEEREHSIEQWKELIYEEVIDWEERNKNGLMKEDCSDVVSGSASQSSSANDISSMSTEQTLASDTDSSSIDTLTGPLDESQ, encoded by the exons ATGAGTGAGGCGGAGGGCCAGTTCTACAGCGTTCAGGTGGGAGACTCCACCTTCACCGTACTCAAACGCTATCAGCAGCTCCGCGCCATCGGCTCCGGGGCCCAGGGCATCGTCTG CTCTGCTCTAGATTCAGTCCTTGGTATACCAGTGGCAGTGAAAAAGCTGTGTCGGCCCTTCCAGAACCAGACCCATGCTAAGCGCGCCTACAGGGAGCTGGTGCTGCTCAAATGTGTCAACCACAAAAAC ATCATCCGTCTGATCAATGTGTTCACGCCTCAGAAGTCCCTGGAGGAATTCCAGGATCT gTATCTGGTGATGGAGCTGATGGATGCCAGCCTGTGCCAGGTGATCCACATGGACCTGGACCACGAGAGGATGTCCTACCTGCTCTACCAGATCCTCTGTGGCATCAGGCACCTGCACTCTGCCGGCATCATCCACAGG gACCTGAAGCCCAGTAACATTGTGGTGAAGTCGGACTGCACTCTGAAGATCTTGGACTTTGGCCTGGCTAGGACGGCCTGCACTAACTTCATGATGACTCCCTATGTGGTGACCAGATACTACCGTGCCCCAGAAGTCATTCTGGGCATGAAGTACAAGGAGAACG TGGACATCTGGTCAGTGGGGTGTATCATGGGAGAGATGGTGAAGGGCAGCGTCATCTTCCAGGGCACGGACC ACATCGACCAGTGGAATAAAGTGATCGAGGTTCTGGGCACGCCCAGTCTGGAATTTATGAACCGTCTGATGGAGACAGTGAGGAACTACGTGATGAACAAACCGCAGTATCCTGGGGTCAACTTCGCTGAGCTCTTCCCCGACTGGGCCTTCCCCTCTGACTCAGAACACGACAAGCTGAAGA CGGGTCAAGCACGGGACCTGCTGTCCAAAATGCTGGTCATCGACCCTGAAAGCCGCATCTCCGTAGAGGAGGCCCTCAATCACCCCTACATCCATGTGTGGTACGACCCCGCCGAGGCTGACGCG CCGCCTCCCCAGATCTCCGATAaacagctggaggagagagagcacagcATTGAGCAGTGGAAAG AGCTCATTTATGAAGAGGTAATTGactgggaggagaggaacaagaATGGGCTGATGAAAGAAGATTGCTCAG ATGTGGTGTCTGGTTCAGCCTCCCAGTCCTCGTCAGCCAACGACATCTCGTCCATGTCCACGGAGCAGACCTTGGCCTCggacacagacagcagcagcatcgACACACTGACGGGACCGCTGGACGAGAGCCAGTGA
- the LOC144542413 gene encoding uncharacterized protein LOC144542413, whose translation MELHCLPAETPTTASSSSTDPLYDNYCPLYAHRGRDRHRERDRESRARCPAVTRLPVPCSPLPGLAPAVAEVPTLGGGGGPGAWPDHSYCSWGKGLGRQGWEAELGPGMNRARGGERGGEGGRREGVQDTEEEERVHQNQSPSPSPSQSEEHKSALSVYDNLRYAATPDSLLEVFSMETGFLEPSQEWMYQARAAEQIQVLMEDEGASRGNSSWSSCEIILAGCDGPKQDQDPDQEKDPEQEPEPDSGPCAFDQEDPMPHLQLPLSHLQTHLAASLPHQSQTGLQAQWLPAAAQHPEEPPRAPRVPPPVPLADPSASALRSVLTNLQHQIVRQREEYEARIISLEQRNEELQVEVVGLRANLAQQRHWYQVVQAKIAESERARAAADLRNAALQREMEQFFDTFGELNNEAKKTECIVRSF comes from the exons ATGGAGCTGCACTGTCTGCCTGCTGAGACCCCCACCAcagccagctccagctccacGGACCCCCTCTACGACAACTACTGCCCTCTCTATGCccacagagggagggacaggcacagggagagggacagggagagtaGGGCCCGGTGCCCTGCTGTAACCAGACTCCCAGTCCCCTGCAGTCCTCTGCCTGGCCTGGCCCCAGCTGTGGCTGAGGTTCCCACactagggggggggggagggccTGGCGCCTGGCCAGATCACAGCTACTGCAGCTGGGGGAAAGGCCTGGGAAGGCAGGGCTGGGAGGCAGAGCTGGGTCCAGGGATGAacagagcaagaggaggagagagaggaggagaaggaggaaggagagagggagtacaggacacagaagaggaggaaagggtcCATCAGAACCAGAGCCCGAGCCCGAGCCCGTCACAGAGTGAGGAACACAAGAgcgctctctctgtctatgaTAACCTCCGCTACGCTGCCACCCCCGACAGCCTCCTGGAGGTGTTTTCCATGGAAACAGGCTTCCTGGAGCCCTCGCAAGAGTGGATGTACCAAGCACGGGCCGCCGAGCAGATCCAGGTGCTGATGGAGGACGAAGGAGCAAGCAGAGGGAACAGCTCCTGGTCCTCCTGTGAGATCATCCTGGCTGGATGTGACGGACCCAAACAGGACCAGGATCCAGACCAAGAAAAGGACCCTGAACAGGAGCCAGAGCCGGACTCAGGACCCTGTGCATTTGACCAGGAGGACCCTATGCCGCATCTCCAGCTCCCATTGTCACATCTCCAGACACATCTTGCAGCGAGTCTCCCTCACCAGAGCCAAACAGGGCTCCAGGCCCAGTGGCTTCCAGCGGCAGCCCAGCACCCAGAGGAGCCACCCCGGGCTCCCAGGGTGCCCCCTCCCGTGCCGCTGGCCGACCCCTCAGCCAGCGCCCTTCGCAGCGTCCTCACCAACCTCCAGCATCAGATAGTCCGACAGAGGGAGGAGTATGAGGCACGAATAATCAG CCTGGAGCAGAGGAACgaggagctgcaggtggaggTGGTAGGGTTGAGGGCAAACCTCGCACAGCAGCGGCACTGGTACCAGGTGGTCCAGGCTAAGATCGCGGAGTCTGAACGGGCCCGGGCCGCCGCAGACCTCCGCAATGCAGcgctgcagagagagatggagcagtTCTTCGACACCTTTGGAGAGCTCAACAACGAGGCCAAGAAGACTGAATGCATCGTCAGGAGCTTCTGA